One Sphingobacteruim zhuxiongii DNA window includes the following coding sequences:
- the pstC gene encoding phosphate ABC transporter permease subunit PstC, translated as MKYKTRLSLDLCFKYIFKATGLLVLALLGGILAMLIYNSFSFFMDVKPLDFITGMEWNPTANDPKYGMLPLILSTTLVTFGAMLIAIPLGIGTAAFIADYASPRVKNILKPTVEMLAAIPSVVIGFLGIVVVSPGIANLADLSNGLNALNGAILLAVMALPTIITVAEDAIHAVPKTYKEASYGVGATKWETLIKVVIPAAAPGIIAAVMLGVGRAIGETMTVLMATGNAALMPTGFFDSVKTMTATIAIEMGEVPYQTTHYFALYAIATVLFIMTLAANMLGEYFINRFRKFHAV; from the coding sequence ATGAAATATAAAACACGATTGTCATTAGACCTTTGTTTTAAATATATTTTTAAAGCGACGGGTTTACTCGTACTAGCCTTATTAGGCGGTATCTTGGCCATGTTAATTTATAACTCCTTTTCATTCTTCATGGACGTTAAACCGTTAGATTTCATTACTGGAATGGAATGGAACCCAACGGCAAATGATCCTAAGTATGGGATGTTACCGCTGATTCTTAGTACGACCTTAGTCACCTTTGGGGCTATGCTTATCGCAATTCCATTAGGTATCGGGACTGCAGCATTTATCGCTGATTATGCAAGTCCGCGAGTGAAGAATATACTGAAACCTACAGTGGAAATGCTAGCTGCAATTCCCTCTGTTGTTATCGGATTCTTAGGTATTGTGGTTGTAAGTCCGGGGATAGCAAATCTTGCTGATTTATCGAATGGACTTAATGCTTTAAATGGTGCAATATTACTAGCTGTTATGGCATTGCCGACTATTATTACGGTCGCTGAAGACGCTATTCATGCGGTTCCAAAGACTTATAAAGAAGCGAGCTATGGAGTTGGGGCAACGAAATGGGAAACTTTGATAAAAGTTGTTATTCCAGCTGCTGCACCAGGTATCATCGCTGCGGTTATGTTGGGCGTAGGACGCGCCATTGGTGAAACGATGACCGTATTGATGGCAACGGGTAATGCAGCGTTAATGCCTACTGGCTTCTTTGATTCTGTAAAAACGATGACAGCAACGATTGCAATTGAGATGGGAGAGGTTCCTTATCAGACGACTCATTATTTCGCGCTATATGCGATTGCAACTGTACTTTTCATTATGACCTTGGCAGCAAATATGTTAGGAGAGTATTTTATTAACCGTTTTAGAAAATTCCATGCAGTATAG
- the pstA gene encoding phosphate ABC transporter permease PstA produces the protein MQYRTSKLSRVIEWGTLLTSTLIVCFFLLVVIWEIVSKGAGELSWEFVSGVPTDGMTKGGILTPIIGTVLLTLITAIFSIPFGVCCAIYLHEYAEDNWLTRTIRASIRNLSGVPSIIYGLFGLALFVQSMELGTSLVAAGLTLGLLSLPYIITTTEEALMRIPNSTREAALAVGATKFETIKDVVIPSAMSGILTGVVLTLSRAAGETAPILFTGAAFYINGSSGFINQEFMALPYHLYMLSTQHQSIDEVRPIAYGTALVLVIVVFLLNLTAFYIRYKYRKNEV, from the coding sequence ATGCAGTATAGGACGTCAAAATTATCGAGAGTTATTGAGTGGGGAACCCTGCTTACCAGCACGCTGATTGTATGTTTCTTTTTGCTGGTTGTTATTTGGGAGATTGTTTCAAAAGGTGCTGGAGAGCTGTCTTGGGAATTTGTGTCGGGTGTTCCCACCGATGGAATGACAAAAGGAGGAATACTAACGCCAATTATTGGGACGGTCTTATTGACACTAATTACCGCAATTTTTTCAATTCCCTTTGGTGTATGTTGCGCTATTTATCTTCATGAGTATGCGGAGGATAATTGGCTAACGCGTACGATACGTGCCTCAATCCGTAATCTATCAGGCGTTCCGAGTATTATTTATGGCTTGTTTGGCTTGGCATTGTTTGTGCAATCTATGGAGTTAGGTACTTCCTTAGTTGCGGCGGGTTTAACACTTGGATTGTTATCCTTGCCTTACATTATTACAACAACGGAGGAAGCCTTAATGCGTATTCCGAACTCTACACGAGAAGCAGCTTTGGCTGTTGGTGCAACAAAGTTTGAAACCATTAAGGATGTTGTTATCCCTTCGGCCATGTCGGGTATTTTGACTGGTGTTGTATTGACTTTAAGTCGTGCCGCCGGGGAAACAGCGCCAATATTATTTACTGGAGCGGCATTTTATATCAATGGATCTTCCGGATTTATCAACCAAGAGTTTATGGCGCTGCCATACCATTTATATATGTTGTCTACGCAGCATCAATCCATTGATGAAGTGCGACCAATTGCATACGGGACGGCTCTAGTTCTCGTGATTGTTGTCTTTTTATTGAACCTTACAGCGTTCTACATTCGTTATAAGTATAGAAAAAATGAAGTCTAA
- the pstB gene encoding phosphate ABC transporter ATP-binding protein PstB: protein MKSKLSAENLNISFGSKHVLKNINVSFAENEITALIGPSGCGKSTLLRSFNRMHDLSPDAKIDGKLRLENLDLYAKGVPVTEIRKRIGMVFQKANPFPKSIYDNIAYGLKINNLPHDKKVIEKALREAFLWEEVKNDLKMPATRLSGGQQQRLCIARAVALRPEVILMDEPCSALDPVSTLKIEELITHLKTNYTIVIVTHNMQQAQRIADKTVFMYLGEVKEEGPTKQIFGNPHNEVTANYINGQFG, encoded by the coding sequence ATGAAGTCTAAATTATCAGCTGAAAATTTAAATATAAGCTTTGGATCAAAGCATGTTCTCAAGAATATTAATGTTTCATTTGCAGAGAATGAAATTACAGCCTTGATTGGCCCCTCGGGATGTGGAAAGAGCACTTTGTTGCGCAGTTTTAACCGTATGCATGATCTCTCTCCGGATGCCAAGATTGATGGTAAATTACGATTAGAGAATCTTGATTTATATGCTAAAGGCGTTCCAGTGACAGAGATTAGGAAACGTATAGGTATGGTTTTTCAGAAAGCGAATCCTTTTCCAAAAAGCATTTATGATAACATAGCGTATGGTTTAAAGATTAATAATCTACCACACGATAAAAAGGTTATTGAAAAAGCTTTACGTGAAGCATTCCTTTGGGAAGAGGTGAAGAACGATTTGAAAATGCCAGCAACGCGACTTTCAGGAGGTCAGCAGCAGCGATTATGTATTGCTAGGGCCGTGGCCTTGCGTCCAGAAGTTATCTTAATGGATGAACCCTGTTCTGCCTTAGATCCAGTAAGTACTTTAAAGATCGAAGAGCTTATTACACATTTGAAGACAAATTATACGATTGTAATTGTAACGCACAATATGCAACAAGCGCAACGTATCGCTGATAAGACTGTCTTTATGTACTTAGGTGAAGTAAAGGAAGAAGGGCCGACGAAACAAATCTTTGGAAATCCGCATAATGAAGTGACTGCGAATTACATTAATGGTCAGTTCGGATAA